A region of Streptomyces sp. WMMC500 DNA encodes the following proteins:
- a CDS encoding SAM-dependent methyltransferase, translated as MSDNGIADGPHGTSPLPDPTAAHASRTYDYHLGGSDNLGPDRALVDEVESTFMPDVKMRVRAQRLFLERAVRYLVAEAGIRQILDIGCGLPQRRMPNVHEIAHRIAPDTRVAYVDYNPVAVAHMQALHTDGVLTVAFAGDVRQPELILSHPDARAVLDFDRPVGVLMVGLLHFLSDKDDPADLVARVRRGVVPGSHLAVSQISAELDSRVERLTEVWARGATPMVQRGRAELERIIEGWEPVEPGVVVAHRWRPRPPDRTEGNAYTLVAVKP; from the coding sequence ATGAGCGACAACGGCATAGCCGACGGGCCGCACGGCACGTCGCCCCTGCCCGACCCCACGGCCGCCCACGCCTCCCGCACGTACGACTACCACCTCGGCGGCAGCGACAACCTGGGCCCGGACCGCGCGCTGGTGGACGAGGTCGAATCCACGTTCATGCCGGACGTGAAGATGCGGGTGCGCGCCCAGCGGCTGTTCCTGGAGCGGGCCGTGCGCTACCTGGTCGCCGAGGCGGGCATCCGCCAGATCCTCGACATCGGCTGCGGCCTGCCGCAGCGGCGCATGCCCAACGTCCACGAGATCGCGCACCGGATCGCCCCCGACACCCGGGTCGCCTACGTCGACTACAACCCCGTCGCCGTGGCGCACATGCAGGCCCTGCACACGGACGGGGTTCTGACCGTCGCCTTCGCCGGCGACGTCCGGCAGCCGGAGCTGATCCTCAGCCATCCGGACGCGCGCGCCGTGCTGGACTTCGACCGGCCCGTCGGCGTGCTCATGGTCGGTCTGCTGCACTTCCTGTCCGACAAGGACGATCCGGCGGATCTGGTGGCGCGGGTGCGCCGCGGGGTGGTCCCGGGCAGCCACCTCGCCGTGTCCCAGATCTCTGCGGAACTCGACTCCCGGGTCGAGCGGCTCACCGAGGTGTGGGCGCGCGGGGCGACGCCGATGGTGCAGCGCGGGCGCGCCGAGCTGGAGCGGATCATCGAGGGGTGGGAGCCGGTCGAGCCCGGCGTGGTGGTCGCGCACCGCTGGCGTCCCCGCCCGCCGGACCGTACCGAGGGGAACGCCTACACGCTGGTGGCCGTCAAGCCATGA
- a CDS encoding ABC transporter ATP-binding protein encodes MTVADADKAAPVSGAGPVLSLGAVEKRFPDGTRALDPVDLDVAAGEFVSVVGPSGCGKTTLLRIAAGLVEPSAGAVAARADRLGYVFQDPTLLPWRSVRTNVELFGELRGVPRAERRTRADAALELVGLTEFAGHRPRALSGGMRMRVSLARSLTLRPELFLLDEPFGTLDEITRERLDDDLLRLFAAERFAAVFVTHSVLEAVYLSTRVVVMSPRPGRICGEFTVPFGYPRTETQRYDPELNRIAAEVSACMRASAT; translated from the coding sequence ATGACCGTCGCGGACGCCGACAAGGCCGCGCCCGTGTCCGGCGCGGGTCCGGTCCTCTCCCTCGGCGCCGTCGAGAAGCGCTTCCCCGACGGCACCCGCGCCCTGGATCCGGTCGACCTCGACGTCGCCGCCGGCGAGTTCGTCTCCGTCGTCGGCCCCTCGGGCTGCGGCAAGACCACCCTGCTGCGCATCGCCGCCGGCCTCGTCGAGCCCTCCGCCGGCGCCGTGGCCGCGCGCGCCGACCGCCTCGGCTACGTCTTCCAGGACCCGACGCTGCTGCCCTGGCGCTCGGTGCGTACGAACGTCGAGCTCTTCGGCGAGCTGCGCGGCGTCCCGCGCGCCGAGCGGCGCACGCGCGCCGACGCCGCGCTGGAGCTGGTCGGCCTCACCGAGTTCGCGGGCCACCGGCCCCGCGCCCTGTCCGGCGGCATGCGCATGCGCGTCTCCCTGGCCCGCTCCCTCACGCTACGCCCGGAGCTGTTCCTGCTGGACGAGCCGTTCGGCACGCTGGACGAGATCACCCGCGAGCGGCTGGACGACGACCTGCTCCGGCTCTTCGCCGCCGAGCGGTTCGCGGCCGTCTTCGTCACCCACTCCGTGCTGGAGGCGGTCTACCTGTCCACCAGGGTCGTGGTGATGTCCCCCCGGCCCGGGCGCATCTGCGGGGAGTTCACCGTCCCGTTCGGCTACCCGCGGACCGAGACCCAGCGCTACGACCCCGAGCTGAACCGCATCGCGGCCGAGGTGTCCGCCTGCATGCGCGCATCCGCCACGTGA
- a CDS encoding chitinase: MQSAISRTLRLFGIGLTLVLAAQLPATAATPPEAAGPAAADTCPTKPKPGGKILQGYWENWDGAANGVHPPFGWTPITNPDIRGHGYNVINAAFPVILSDGTVKWEDGMDSTVKVATPAEMCAAKANGATILMSLGGATAGVDLSSSAVADRVIATLVPILKQYNFDGIDIDIETGLVGSGNINQLSTSQANLIRIIDGVLAQMPAGFGLTMAPETAYVTGGSVVYGSIWGAYLPIIKKYADNGRLWWLNMQYYNGSMYGCSGDSYQAGTVQGFVAQTECLNRGLVVQGTTIRVPYDKQAPGLPAQPGAGGGHMSPGLVSQAWSHFGGALKGLMTWSINWDGSRSWTFGDNVKSLQGR, translated from the coding sequence ATGCAGTCTGCGATCAGCCGGACGCTGCGTCTCTTCGGCATCGGCCTCACGCTGGTGCTCGCCGCCCAGCTCCCCGCCACGGCGGCGACCCCGCCCGAGGCGGCCGGGCCCGCGGCGGCCGACACCTGTCCCACCAAACCCAAGCCCGGGGGGAAGATCCTCCAGGGCTACTGGGAGAACTGGGACGGCGCCGCCAACGGCGTGCACCCGCCGTTCGGCTGGACCCCGATCACCAACCCCGACATCCGCGGCCACGGCTACAACGTCATCAACGCCGCCTTCCCCGTCATCCTCTCCGACGGCACGGTCAAGTGGGAGGACGGGATGGACAGCACCGTGAAGGTCGCCACTCCCGCCGAGATGTGCGCGGCCAAGGCGAACGGCGCCACCATCCTCATGTCGCTCGGCGGCGCCACGGCCGGCGTGGACCTCAGCTCCAGCGCCGTCGCCGACCGGGTCATCGCCACGCTCGTGCCGATCCTCAAGCAGTACAACTTCGACGGCATCGACATCGACATCGAGACCGGCCTCGTCGGCAGCGGCAACATCAACCAGCTCTCGACCTCGCAGGCCAACCTCATCCGCATCATCGACGGGGTCCTCGCCCAGATGCCCGCCGGCTTCGGCCTCACGATGGCCCCCGAGACGGCGTACGTCACCGGCGGCAGCGTGGTCTACGGCTCGATCTGGGGCGCGTACCTGCCCATCATCAAGAAGTACGCGGACAACGGCCGGCTGTGGTGGCTCAACATGCAGTACTACAACGGCAGCATGTACGGCTGCTCCGGCGACTCGTACCAGGCGGGCACCGTCCAGGGCTTCGTCGCCCAGACCGAGTGCCTGAACCGCGGCCTCGTCGTGCAGGGCACCACCATCCGCGTCCCGTACGACAAGCAGGCCCCCGGACTGCCCGCGCAGCCCGGCGCGGGCGGCGGCCACATGTCGCCGGGGCTCGTGTCGCAGGCGTGGAGCCACTTCGGCGGCGCGCTGAAGGGCCTGATGACCTGGTCGATCAACTGGGACGGGTCGCGGAGCTGGACATTCGGCGACAACGTCAAGTCGCTCCAGGGCCGCTGA